A region from the Streptosporangium sp. NBC_01756 genome encodes:
- a CDS encoding glycosyltransferase, translating to MNAPRIPGNDYGVLDLPALGSWEPRLSVSVVIPARGQQEKLDLTLAALAAQTYPAHLLEVVVVDDGSAPPLRLPEIAPERTRIIGSGSGWGIAHALQSGTAVADGEVIHRLDADVVSYADHVEAHMRWHHLADYLVVLGTLRFTAMAGTPPTAAEVQIAVAKDRADSLFELDPDHGHHWIDELVTTHRGFRDAPSSLLHRVHVGATVSLPAALLRAAGGMDTSLTLGEDTELGYRLTQTGAVFVPDAEALSWHLGTTTAMRRPGEVRRYNEPFIADRVPYRRHLRTDGGRQWLVPYVDVVVDARGASFEDVRASVDGALASTLPDVHVTLAGPWASLTTGRRAPLDDPLLDLRLVRGQYAHDGRVSFVEQVPPTSLPAPFRLTCPAGWVPGAESLALLTQQAEKDDEGLLLVALEENESGVVAARLERTASVARALRVVRDGESLDDVIADLHGATWLDAESWRFRPAAQAYPYWASDRNREAVRWRAQAERAKQSAEQAKRQVAALKAELKEMRASAAKGSRDTARWKEKAEQRRLEAVALRQARKRSLLSLTVGRLRRLVR from the coding sequence GTGAACGCGCCGCGGATTCCGGGCAACGACTACGGGGTTCTCGATCTGCCCGCCCTGGGGTCGTGGGAGCCCCGGCTGTCGGTGAGCGTGGTGATCCCCGCCAGAGGGCAGCAGGAGAAGCTCGACCTCACCCTGGCCGCCCTCGCCGCCCAGACCTACCCCGCGCACCTCCTCGAAGTGGTCGTCGTGGACGACGGCAGCGCGCCCCCGCTGCGGCTCCCCGAGATCGCCCCGGAACGGACCCGGATCATCGGCTCCGGCAGCGGCTGGGGCATCGCCCACGCCCTGCAGTCCGGTACGGCGGTCGCCGACGGCGAGGTGATCCACCGGTTGGACGCCGACGTCGTCTCCTACGCCGACCATGTGGAGGCGCACATGCGCTGGCACCACCTGGCCGACTACCTGGTGGTGCTGGGAACGCTGCGCTTCACCGCCATGGCGGGCACCCCGCCCACCGCGGCCGAGGTCCAGATCGCCGTCGCCAAGGACCGGGCCGACTCCCTCTTCGAGCTCGACCCCGATCACGGGCACCACTGGATCGACGAACTCGTCACCACCCACCGCGGTTTCCGCGACGCGCCCAGCTCGTTGCTGCACCGCGTCCACGTGGGCGCGACGGTCTCGCTGCCCGCGGCCCTGCTGAGAGCCGCGGGAGGGATGGACACCTCCCTGACGCTCGGCGAGGACACCGAGCTGGGCTACCGGCTCACCCAGACGGGCGCGGTGTTCGTCCCGGACGCCGAGGCGCTCAGCTGGCATCTGGGGACGACGACGGCGATGCGGCGGCCGGGAGAGGTCCGGCGGTACAACGAGCCGTTCATCGCCGACCGCGTGCCGTACCGGCGCCACCTGCGCACCGACGGGGGCCGCCAGTGGCTGGTCCCCTATGTCGACGTCGTGGTGGACGCCCGGGGCGCCTCCTTCGAGGACGTCCGGGCGAGCGTGGACGGGGCGCTGGCGAGCACCCTGCCCGACGTGCACGTCACCCTGGCCGGCCCGTGGGCGTCGCTGACCACCGGGCGCCGCGCGCCACTGGACGACCCGCTCCTCGACCTGCGGCTGGTCCGCGGGCAGTACGCCCACGACGGCCGCGTCTCCTTCGTGGAGCAGGTCCCTCCGACCTCGCTCCCCGCACCGTTCCGGCTCACCTGTCCCGCCGGATGGGTGCCCGGAGCCGAGTCGCTGGCCCTGCTGACCCAGCAGGCGGAGAAGGACGACGAGGGCCTGCTCCTGGTGGCACTGGAGGAGAACGAGTCGGGTGTCGTGGCCGCCCGGCTGGAACGGACCGCCTCTGTCGCCCGGGCGCTGCGCGTCGTGCGCGACGGCGAGTCCCTGGACGACGTGATCGCCGACCTGCACGGCGCGACCTGGCTGGACGCCGAGTCGTGGCGGTTCCGGCCGGCGGCGCAGGCCTACCCGTACTGGGCCTCCGACCGCAACCGCGAGGCCGTACGCTGGCGCGCGCAGGCCGAGCGGGCCAAGCAGTCGGCCGAACAGGCGAAGCGGCAGGTCGCGGCGCTGAAGGCGGAACTCAAGGAGATGCGCGCCTCGGCGGCCAAAGGCAGTCGCGACACCGCCCGGTGGAAGGAGAAGGCCGAGCAGCGCCGCCTGGAGGCCGTCGCCCTGCGCCAGGCACGGAAACGCTCGCTGCTCAGCCTCACCGTCGGCCGCCTCCGCCGGCTCGTCAGGTAA
- a CDS encoding glycosyltransferase, producing the protein MSFVINLVRAAEKRNGKRRVLVYHAGFEAPGGLEPYEAIDLDGDLDGAPRAEEGAAEVLVIARTATDLRRAASLQSVLPMATRVVVAVEETPHWYTAPVLSPTPAHRWRSLTELRVYRPERLAWAVEAGFSKPTPAGRTLAAMARAFAGHRMDAVAAPVAGLAGPGAAHWRPGDPNAAPAGVAGPLPDRFGARGGDLVLRTVGEDPPPWSGDETPVDRPVAELMSWERIGRPGGAELLRNDLGDLSEPRTIPPVDDRSVNPMNFRTVPSLGTAELSVESGRWAVVCEGRTLTVFGSSGCVTDVDVDRIRQVRGVSLDWRRSHSGPVAALRVVTGLAAAGVPLFSATVPRWAGALGPELTRLITSVDEAGLGDDLEREEHSIRLRREALRTHGVRARWEQLGAPVTPVPPVSVLLATRRPEMVRFALEQLARQRGAEFEVILALHGLPAGHPDVTEAVASYQGSLTVFEAGRETVFGAVLNEAAARASGSFLLKMDDDDWYGPDFISDLLLAHSYSGAEVVGMVPEFVYLASIGVTVHRDQVTEQITNFIAGGTIFTARSAFEAVGGFRPLPGTIDAQFQHAVQAAGGQIYRTQGLGYILRRGNAANHTWREPIGTFLRRNKRQWRGFRPSALMELSVEEV; encoded by the coding sequence ATGTCCTTTGTGATCAATCTTGTCCGCGCCGCCGAGAAACGGAACGGCAAGCGGCGTGTCCTGGTCTACCATGCGGGCTTCGAGGCGCCGGGCGGGCTGGAACCGTACGAGGCGATCGACCTCGACGGCGACCTCGACGGCGCCCCGCGGGCCGAGGAGGGCGCCGCCGAGGTGCTGGTGATCGCCAGGACGGCGACCGACCTCCGCCGGGCCGCGTCCCTGCAGTCCGTCCTGCCCATGGCCACCCGGGTCGTCGTCGCCGTGGAGGAGACACCCCACTGGTACACCGCGCCGGTGCTGTCCCCCACGCCCGCCCACCGCTGGCGGTCGCTGACCGAACTGCGTGTGTACCGGCCGGAACGGCTCGCCTGGGCGGTGGAGGCGGGATTCTCCAAGCCCACGCCCGCCGGCCGTACGCTCGCCGCGATGGCCAGGGCGTTCGCCGGGCACCGGATGGACGCCGTCGCGGCGCCGGTGGCCGGCCTGGCCGGCCCCGGAGCGGCGCACTGGCGTCCCGGCGACCCCAACGCGGCACCGGCCGGGGTGGCCGGCCCCCTCCCCGATCGGTTCGGTGCCCGCGGCGGCGACCTGGTCCTGCGCACCGTCGGGGAGGACCCGCCGCCCTGGTCCGGTGACGAGACCCCGGTGGACCGCCCGGTCGCCGAGCTGATGAGCTGGGAGCGGATCGGCCGCCCCGGCGGTGCCGAGCTCCTGAGGAACGACCTGGGGGATTTGTCGGAGCCCCGGACCATCCCTCCGGTGGACGACCGTTCGGTCAACCCGATGAACTTCCGCACGGTGCCCTCGCTCGGCACCGCCGAGTTGTCCGTGGAGTCCGGCCGCTGGGCGGTCGTCTGCGAGGGCAGGACGCTCACCGTCTTCGGCTCCTCCGGCTGTGTCACCGACGTGGACGTGGACCGGATCAGGCAGGTCAGAGGGGTGAGCCTGGACTGGCGGCGCAGCCACAGCGGCCCGGTGGCCGCGCTGCGCGTCGTCACCGGGCTGGCCGCCGCCGGGGTGCCGCTGTTCTCCGCCACCGTGCCCCGCTGGGCGGGCGCCCTCGGCCCCGAGCTGACCAGACTGATCACCTCGGTCGACGAGGCCGGGCTCGGGGACGACCTGGAGCGGGAGGAGCACAGCATCCGGCTCCGCCGCGAGGCGCTGCGCACCCACGGCGTCCGGGCCCGCTGGGAACAGCTGGGCGCCCCCGTCACGCCGGTGCCGCCGGTCTCGGTGCTGCTGGCCACCCGCCGTCCGGAGATGGTGCGCTTCGCGCTGGAACAGCTGGCCAGGCAGCGCGGCGCCGAGTTCGAGGTGATCCTCGCCCTGCACGGGCTCCCCGCCGGGCATCCCGACGTGACGGAGGCGGTCGCCTCCTACCAGGGGTCGCTCACCGTGTTCGAGGCGGGCAGGGAGACCGTGTTCGGAGCCGTGCTGAACGAGGCCGCGGCCAGGGCTTCGGGATCGTTCCTGCTGAAAATGGACGACGACGACTGGTACGGGCCCGACTTCATCTCCGACCTGCTCCTGGCCCACTCCTACTCGGGGGCCGAGGTCGTGGGCATGGTGCCCGAGTTCGTCTACCTGGCGTCGATCGGGGTGACCGTGCACCGCGACCAGGTCACCGAGCAGATCACCAATTTCATCGCCGGAGGGACCATCTTCACCGCGCGCTCCGCCTTCGAGGCCGTGGGCGGCTTCCGCCCGCTGCCGGGCACCATCGACGCCCAGTTCCAGCACGCCGTCCAGGCCGCGGGCGGGCAGATCTACCGCACCCAGGGTCTGGGTTACATCCTGCGGCGCGGCAACGCCGCCAACCACACCTGGCGCGAGCCGATCGGCACGTTCCTGCGGCGCAACAAACGACAGTGGCGAGGCTTCCGGCCCAGCGCGCTCATGGAGCTCTCCGTGGAGGAGGTGTGA
- a CDS encoding glycosyltransferase: MTAADLAAPHGSPLPRDARTPCSADDRTAVPSARIRHNDYGPLLPPELGDWEPRLRVSVVIPAHDCQQALDRTLAGLAAQSYPAHLTEVIVADDGSDPPLRIPELAPANTRLVRVPDGRWGRGWARQTGAAAAAGDVLHWVDSDMILDREHLEAHMRWHHLASYAVVLGDVRFTPGEDGPCAQEVSAAVQAGDTEKLFDGAVPHTWRAGVLEETRWLRDAGAGAYRLHSGATTSVPLALLRAVGGVNTTLNMGEDTDLGFRLAQAGAVFIPDPQARAWHLGPSTVMLREKEVHRHNWSVLPDLIPDLRWLRGHPRRNWLVPYVHVVVDARDASYEDVRTTVDSALAGTLVDVAVTVVGPWSVLTGGRRSSLDEPLLDLRLVRNLYGHEPRVSFTEETPHSSAPAPFRLTCPAGWAFGADSLADMVKLAEKEQYGLLSAALEERDTGIRAARLERTAAFARAALVDDGAGDLDGVVDELFGSFWVSADELGVTAAEKAEPVAGDPAKWRASSERWKREAERLQGEVESLRAENESLRAAEQPQDERRGPLRGIIATAMRQGKTA; encoded by the coding sequence ATGACCGCGGCCGATCTCGCCGCCCCGCACGGCTCCCCGCTCCCCCGCGACGCCCGCACCCCGTGCTCCGCGGATGACCGGACCGCCGTCCCGTCCGCGCGGATCAGGCACAACGACTACGGGCCGCTGCTCCCACCCGAGCTGGGCGACTGGGAGCCCCGGCTCCGGGTGAGCGTGGTGATCCCGGCGCACGACTGCCAGCAGGCGCTGGACCGCACGCTCGCCGGGCTGGCCGCGCAGAGCTACCCCGCGCACCTGACAGAGGTGATCGTCGCCGACGACGGCAGCGACCCGCCGCTGCGGATCCCCGAACTCGCCCCGGCGAACACCCGGCTCGTCCGGGTGCCCGACGGCCGGTGGGGGCGGGGCTGGGCCCGCCAGACCGGCGCGGCGGCGGCGGCCGGCGACGTCCTCCACTGGGTCGACTCCGACATGATCCTCGATCGGGAGCACCTCGAGGCGCACATGCGCTGGCACCATCTCGCCTCCTACGCCGTCGTGCTCGGCGACGTCCGGTTCACCCCGGGCGAGGACGGGCCCTGCGCCCAGGAGGTCTCCGCGGCCGTACAGGCAGGGGACACCGAGAAGCTGTTCGACGGGGCGGTCCCGCACACGTGGCGGGCGGGCGTCCTGGAGGAGACCCGCTGGCTGCGGGACGCCGGCGCCGGGGCCTACCGGCTCCACTCGGGAGCCACCACGTCGGTCCCCCTGGCGCTCCTGCGCGCCGTCGGCGGGGTCAACACCACGCTGAACATGGGTGAGGACACCGACCTCGGTTTCCGGCTCGCCCAGGCGGGCGCGGTCTTCATCCCCGATCCGCAGGCCCGTGCCTGGCACCTCGGCCCGTCCACGGTCATGCTCCGCGAGAAGGAGGTGCACCGGCACAACTGGTCGGTGCTCCCCGATCTCATTCCCGACCTGCGCTGGCTCCGCGGCCACCCGCGCAGGAACTGGCTGGTGCCGTACGTGCACGTCGTCGTCGACGCCCGGGACGCCTCCTATGAGGACGTCCGGACGACCGTGGACAGCGCGCTCGCCGGCACCCTCGTCGACGTCGCCGTCACCGTGGTCGGACCGTGGTCGGTCCTCACCGGCGGGCGCCGCTCCTCACTGGACGAGCCGCTGCTCGACCTGCGCCTGGTGCGCAACCTGTACGGCCACGAGCCGCGTGTCTCCTTCACCGAGGAGACGCCGCACAGTTCGGCGCCCGCGCCGTTCCGCCTCACCTGCCCCGCGGGCTGGGCGTTCGGCGCGGACAGCCTCGCCGACATGGTGAAACTCGCCGAGAAGGAGCAGTACGGCCTGCTGAGCGCGGCACTCGAGGAGAGGGACACCGGCATCAGGGCGGCCAGGCTCGAACGGACCGCCGCCTTCGCCAGGGCGGCGCTGGTGGACGACGGCGCGGGTGACCTCGACGGCGTGGTGGACGAGCTGTTCGGCTCGTTCTGGGTGAGCGCGGACGAGCTCGGCGTCACGGCCGCGGAGAAGGCGGAGCCCGTCGCCGGAGATCCCGCCAAGTGGCGGGCGAGCTCGGAGCGGTGGAAACGCGAGGCGGAACGGTTGCAGGGCGAGGTGGAGAGCCTGCGCGCGGAGAACGAGAGCCTGCGGGCGGCCGAGCAGCCGCAGGACGAGCGGCGTGGCCCGCTGAGAGGGATCATCGCGACGGCGATGCGTCAAGGAAAGACCGCCTGA
- a CDS encoding glycosyltransferase family 2 protein — MLAQQTPLPPALPATPTGFQRSATEEAAELSWTGQEWLAAGEPLGDRPDATEVTRLRPLRGLTVRWPSSAVPTDVITGLAAAGVPLHAAASPGWVEPGLARLLADWTPEEKDGGGPRSVADLRREEQSVRLRRHGLRSLHGADGAVVPKVSVVMSSMRPHLLGSALTQIARQRRVETEVLLALHGVPAGHEAVRRALRECDLPVTVIEVDAAIPFGEALNTAASRASGEYVAKWDDDDWYGPEHLADLLLARSYTGADIVGTAAEFFYLEPLNATIRRTDYTGEIWSDHVAGGTILLGRAGFTELGGFPALPGGVDAGFLKAAHAAGARIYRTHGLGYVLRRSVSAEHTWRLSLAHFLRVATNQWRGFRPSLILETP, encoded by the coding sequence GTGCTTGCACAGCAGACCCCCCTCCCCCCTGCCCTCCCCGCGACTCCCACCGGTTTCCAGCGATCGGCGACCGAAGAGGCGGCGGAGCTGTCCTGGACCGGTCAGGAGTGGCTGGCGGCCGGAGAGCCGCTCGGTGACCGGCCGGACGCCACCGAGGTCACCCGTCTCCGACCATTGCGCGGCCTGACCGTCCGATGGCCCTCCTCCGCGGTCCCCACCGACGTGATCACCGGCCTGGCCGCGGCGGGGGTGCCGCTGCACGCCGCCGCCTCGCCCGGCTGGGTGGAGCCCGGTCTGGCCCGGCTGCTCGCCGACTGGACGCCCGAGGAGAAGGACGGCGGCGGCCCCCGCTCGGTGGCCGACCTGCGCCGGGAGGAGCAGAGTGTACGGCTGCGCCGCCACGGCCTCCGCAGCCTGCACGGCGCGGACGGCGCGGTCGTGCCCAAGGTCAGCGTCGTGATGTCCAGCATGCGCCCGCACCTGCTGGGCTCGGCGCTCACCCAGATCGCCCGGCAGCGGCGGGTCGAGACCGAGGTCCTGCTGGCCCTGCACGGCGTCCCCGCCGGCCACGAGGCGGTACGGCGGGCGCTCCGGGAATGCGACCTGCCGGTCACCGTGATCGAGGTGGACGCGGCCATCCCGTTCGGGGAGGCGCTCAACACGGCCGCGTCCCGGGCGAGCGGTGAGTACGTCGCGAAATGGGACGACGACGACTGGTACGGCCCCGAGCACCTGGCCGACCTCCTTCTCGCGAGGTCGTACACCGGTGCGGACATCGTGGGCACGGCGGCCGAGTTCTTCTACCTGGAGCCCCTGAACGCCACGATCCGCCGCACCGACTACACCGGTGAGATCTGGTCCGATCACGTGGCCGGCGGCACGATCCTGCTGGGCCGGGCCGGGTTCACCGAGCTCGGCGGGTTCCCCGCGCTGCCCGGTGGGGTGGACGCCGGATTCCTCAAGGCGGCCCATGCCGCCGGGGCGCGCATCTACCGCACCCACGGTCTCGGCTATGTGCTGCGGCGCTCGGTGAGCGCCGAGCACACCTGGCGGCTCTCGCTCGCCCACTTCCTGCGCGTCGCGACGAACCAGTGGCGAGGCTTCCGCCCGAGTCTGATCCTGGAAACGCCGTGA
- a CDS encoding glycosyltransferase, whose amino-acid sequence MTARITGNDYRSLTPPEIGAWTPSLRVSVVVPAYGGQDKLDLVLAGLAGQTYPAGLTEVVVVDNGSEPPLRLPEIRPADTRLVTCPTPGRAHARNAGLRAATGDVIHWLDSDVVLDRRSVEAHMRWHHTAPYLAVTGYLRFTPADLPTPETVAATDDLAELFEPAEPHAWLVDLIERTGGLTDNPHRAFSLHVGGATSVNAALLAQAGPMDTDLILGQDTEMGYRLAQAGAVFVPEPLARAFHLGPTMRMRDKAPIDRVSHAFVADRIPTYRWLRSHPARQWKVPYLDVVVEPAGGQGPAERGEYGYGYDEVRATVDAVLAGTLPDVAVTVPGPWDRIRAEGRAPLTDPDLDLVLIRGHYAHEGRVRLVPGSPGTVRTAPPPSAEGERSPEDGAAPPHPVDGRPPDIKVASPYRLRLPAGWVPGEDSLARLLDLAVDGGYGLVGVLLAEDSGEELVAARLERTAAFARAAIVVREGEDLDDAVEDTFGVLWVDGRTYGFLPEAGPPTGRRSAYRARAEAQAEIARLTKETERLRTQVTKWRDEAGRWRKSAVEMRREIGGLRKELAAARKIVQYGLLSSVRRAITRRR is encoded by the coding sequence GTGACAGCGCGGATCACCGGCAACGACTACCGGAGCCTCACCCCGCCCGAGATCGGCGCCTGGACGCCGTCGCTCCGGGTCAGCGTGGTCGTGCCCGCCTACGGCGGCCAGGACAAGCTCGACCTGGTGCTCGCCGGGCTGGCCGGTCAGACCTACCCCGCCGGCCTGACCGAGGTCGTCGTGGTGGACAACGGCAGCGAGCCGCCGCTGCGCCTGCCCGAGATCCGGCCCGCGGACACCCGGCTCGTCACCTGCCCCACTCCCGGCAGGGCCCATGCCCGCAACGCCGGTCTCCGGGCCGCCACCGGCGACGTGATCCACTGGCTCGACTCCGACGTGGTCCTGGACCGCCGGTCGGTCGAGGCGCACATGCGCTGGCACCACACGGCGCCCTACCTCGCGGTCACCGGCTACCTGCGATTCACCCCGGCCGACCTGCCCACCCCCGAAACCGTGGCGGCCACCGACGACCTGGCCGAGCTCTTCGAGCCGGCCGAGCCGCACGCCTGGCTGGTGGACCTGATCGAGCGGACCGGCGGTCTCACCGACAACCCGCATCGCGCTTTCAGCCTGCACGTGGGCGGGGCCACCTCGGTCAACGCGGCGCTGCTCGCCCAGGCGGGTCCGATGGACACCGATCTCATCCTCGGCCAGGACACCGAGATGGGCTACCGGCTCGCCCAGGCGGGCGCGGTCTTCGTGCCAGAACCGCTGGCCCGCGCCTTCCACCTGGGGCCCACCATGCGGATGCGCGACAAGGCGCCGATCGACCGGGTCAGCCACGCGTTCGTCGCCGACCGGATCCCGACCTACCGCTGGCTCCGCTCCCATCCGGCCCGGCAGTGGAAGGTGCCCTACCTGGACGTGGTCGTCGAGCCCGCCGGAGGGCAGGGCCCGGCGGAGCGGGGCGAGTACGGATACGGCTACGACGAGGTCCGCGCGACCGTGGACGCGGTCCTCGCGGGCACCCTGCCCGACGTCGCGGTCACCGTCCCCGGTCCCTGGGACCGCATCCGGGCCGAGGGCCGCGCCCCGCTGACGGATCCGGACCTGGACCTTGTGCTGATCCGCGGTCACTACGCCCACGAGGGCCGGGTGCGTCTCGTCCCCGGCTCGCCCGGAACGGTGCGGACGGCCCCGCCGCCTTCGGCGGAGGGAGAGCGGTCCCCGGAGGACGGAGCGGCTCCTCCGCACCCGGTGGACGGACGGCCGCCGGATATCAAGGTGGCGTCGCCGTACCGGCTGAGGCTGCCCGCCGGGTGGGTGCCGGGGGAGGACAGCCTCGCCCGCCTGCTCGACCTGGCCGTGGACGGCGGGTACGGACTGGTGGGGGTGCTGCTGGCCGAGGACTCCGGCGAGGAGCTCGTCGCGGCCAGGTTGGAGCGGACCGCCGCCTTCGCCCGTGCCGCGATCGTCGTGCGGGAGGGCGAGGACCTCGACGACGCCGTCGAGGACACCTTCGGGGTGCTCTGGGTGGACGGCCGGACCTACGGGTTCCTGCCCGAGGCGGGGCCGCCCACCGGCCGCCGCAGCGCCTACCGCGCCAGGGCGGAGGCGCAGGCCGAGATCGCCCGCCTCACCAAGGAGACCGAGCGGCTCCGCACGCAGGTGACCAAATGGCGCGACGAGGCGGGCCGCTGGCGCAAGAGCGCGGTCGAGATGCGGCGTGAGATCGGCGGGCTGCGCAAGGAGCTGGCCGCGGCCAGGAAGATCGTCCAGTACGGCCTGCTCTCGTCCGTCAGGCGGGCGATCACCCGCCGCCGGTGA
- a CDS encoding SAM-dependent methyltransferase, with amino-acid sequence MIDQIPANIQTDIPDAARMYDLRRGSKDDFPTGREAAKRARTFVPEIRGACRGAGSSFPGEGGVVTDDR; translated from the coding sequence GTGATCGACCAGATCCCGGCGAACATTCAGACGGATATTCCGGACGCCGCCCGTATGTATGACCTTCGCCGGGGCAGCAAAGACGACTTTCCCACCGGCCGGGAGGCCGCGAAGCGGGCGCGCACCTTTGTCCCCGAGATCCGTGGTGCCTGCCGGGGAGCCGGGTCCTCCTTTCCGGGTGAAGGGGGAGTGGTCACCGACGACAGGTGA
- a CDS encoding glycosyltransferase — protein sequence MTDEAGIELPPIRHNDYSPLAPPALGEWDPALSVSVIIPAYGGQHRLDLVLAALAAQTYPGHLMEVIVVDDGSDPPLRLPEIAPPGTRIVTADPGGWGIAHAVNTGAALAQGRIIHRLDADMVVCREHVEAMARWHHLADYLVAIGAKKFVEEPELTPGRLHDGVRTGPLDTVFDLSNALPSSTEQTIFRTDGLRASRNPYHVCTGPTVSMRREIFHAVGGLDPAVLRGEDTEFAYRLAAHGVVFIPEMAAEAVHLGLPAQRRDHGRAVRAVGPYLAHRVPLRRDLRKDSGRRWLVPYVEVVLHVGDDGDGGQVREAVSAALEGTVTDVRITLVAPWSRLPSGRRPVLGDPSFELRLLREHFAHDERIRLADEVSPTPAPIPFRFTGPVSVPLGPDSLERMIAAVQDDRSGMLVVDLGDDGSATLERTEALGRARLLNAGDVLGSITATHGVRRGDRTEFWSPRSPSPTGGSGNGTVRTPVGGSGDGTVRTPAGRAAQAPAGRAAQDAAPAAEPTPSAKKRRSNLARLRSAIRKG from the coding sequence ATGACGGATGAAGCGGGGATCGAGCTGCCCCCGATCCGGCACAACGACTACTCCCCGCTGGCCCCGCCCGCGCTCGGCGAATGGGATCCAGCGCTTTCGGTCAGTGTGATCATCCCCGCGTACGGCGGCCAGCACAGGCTCGATCTGGTCCTCGCCGCCCTGGCCGCCCAGACCTACCCCGGCCACCTCATGGAAGTGATCGTGGTCGACGACGGCAGCGACCCGCCGCTGCGGCTGCCGGAGATCGCCCCGCCGGGCACCAGGATCGTCACCGCCGACCCCGGCGGCTGGGGCATCGCGCACGCGGTCAACACCGGGGCCGCCCTCGCGCAGGGGCGGATCATCCACCGCCTGGACGCCGACATGGTCGTCTGCCGCGAGCACGTCGAAGCGATGGCCCGCTGGCACCACCTGGCCGACTACCTGGTCGCCATCGGCGCGAAGAAGTTCGTCGAGGAGCCGGAGCTGACCCCCGGCCGCCTGCACGACGGGGTACGGACGGGCCCGCTGGATACCGTCTTCGACCTGTCGAACGCGCTGCCGAGCTCCACCGAGCAGACGATCTTCCGCACCGACGGCCTGCGGGCCAGCCGCAACCCCTACCACGTGTGCACCGGGCCGACGGTGTCGATGCGGCGGGAGATCTTCCACGCCGTCGGCGGTCTCGATCCCGCCGTGCTCAGGGGCGAGGACACCGAGTTCGCCTATCGGCTGGCCGCACACGGCGTGGTCTTCATCCCGGAGATGGCGGCCGAGGCCGTCCATCTGGGGCTTCCGGCGCAGCGCCGCGACCACGGCCGGGCGGTCCGCGCGGTCGGCCCCTATCTTGCCCATCGCGTGCCGCTCCGCCGCGACCTGCGCAAGGACAGCGGCCGGCGGTGGCTGGTGCCGTACGTGGAGGTGGTGCTCCATGTCGGCGACGACGGTGACGGCGGGCAGGTGCGCGAGGCGGTGAGCGCGGCGCTGGAGGGCACGGTGACCGATGTGCGGATCACCCTGGTCGCCCCCTGGTCCCGGCTGCCTTCGGGCCGCCGCCCCGTGCTCGGCGATCCCTCCTTCGAACTGCGGCTGCTGCGCGAGCACTTCGCCCACGACGAGCGCATCCGGCTGGCCGACGAGGTCTCCCCCACCCCTGCGCCGATCCCGTTCCGCTTCACGGGCCCGGTCTCGGTCCCGCTGGGACCCGACTCCCTGGAACGGATGATCGCCGCTGTCCAGGACGACCGCTCCGGCATGCTCGTCGTCGACCTCGGCGACGACGGCTCGGCGACGCTGGAGCGGACCGAGGCCCTGGGCCGGGCGCGACTGCTGAACGCCGGCGACGTGCTCGGCTCGATCACGGCGACCCATGGCGTACGGCGTGGCGACCGGACGGAGTTCTGGTCGCCCCGGTCCCCGTCCCCGACGGGCGGGTCCGGAAACGGGACCGTACGGACCCCGGTGGGCGGGTCCGGCGACGGGACCGTACGGACCCCGGCGGGCAGGGCCGCGCAGGCCCCGGCGGGCAGGGCCGCGCAGGACGCTGCTCCCGCAGCGGAGCCCACGCCCTCCGCGAAGAAGCGGAGGTCCAATCTCGCCCGGCTCCGCTCCGCGATCCGGAAGGGGTGA